Proteins encoded in a region of the Triticum dicoccoides isolate Atlit2015 ecotype Zavitan chromosome 3A, WEW_v2.0, whole genome shotgun sequence genome:
- the LOC119273046 gene encoding oryzain alpha chain-like, translating to MAASPLLLLLLVSLVSTAAATSNTSESWERKRSEEETRQIFREWKAMHGTTNSSLDEEEQRAYTMFKHRLGLIDRQWHDQGYSVFSWERGRSEEETRKIFAEWKARKPVTTYSSIAHEEHRYTIFKEDLRKIDQHNAGYAIGVHNNNRCLNQFSHLTQEEFEAVCCGFWPEEPSEAKLQRIGEIQELLRQAFTRPLI from the coding sequence ATGGCGGCGTCACCGCTGTTGCTGCTCTTGCTGGTGTCACTGGTGTCGACGGCGGCCGCCACCAGCAACACATCGGAAAgctgggagaggaagaggagcgaggaggagacccggcagaTCTTCAGGGAGTGGAAGGCCATGCACGGCACGACCAACAGCTCCCTCGACGAGGAGGAGCAGCGCGCGTACACCATGTTCAAGCACAGGCTCGGCCTCATCGACCGGCAGTGGCATGACCAAGGCTACTCCGTCTTCTCCTGGGAGAGggggaggagcgaggaggaaacgCGCAAGATCTTCGCGGAGTGGAAGGCACGAAAACCAGTTACTACCTACAGCTCCATCGCCCACGAAGAGCACCGGTACACCATATTCAAGGAGGACCTGCGCAAAATCGACCAGCACAACGCTGGCTACGCCATCGGGGTCCACAATAACAACAGATGCCTCAACCAGTTTAGCCATCTCACCCAAGAGGAGTTCGAAGCCGTTTGCTGCGGGTTCTGGCCGGAGGAGCCGTCCGAGGCCAAATTACAGAGGATAGGCGAGATCCAGGAGCTGTTGCGGCAAGCATTTACCCGTCCCTTAATTTAA